The proteins below come from a single Synechococcus sp. MW101C3 genomic window:
- a CDS encoding cation diffusion facilitator family transporter, whose protein sequence is MGFASPRTYTLVSVGAAVATIVLKTAAWKLTGSVGLLSDAIESGVNLVAALGAFWALTLAAKPADRSHPYGHFKAEYFSSGLESVLIVVAALAIITAAVGRLQHPEPLEQLGIGLALSLVATALNGLVAWLLLRAARRFHSITLRADAHHLLTDVWTSFGVVLGIGLVKLTGLTILDPLIAIAVALNILVTGWKLLHETASGLLDRALPEPDQKQLEDLLAAYATPELHFHALRTRVAGSRRFVAFHVLVPGHWTVQAGHDLCDRLEREIAQALPRTHVLTHLEPLEDPKAWDDQGFGWDEG, encoded by the coding sequence ATGGGATTCGCTTCACCTCGCACCTACACCCTGGTTTCGGTAGGGGCGGCCGTGGCCACGATCGTGCTCAAAACCGCCGCTTGGAAGCTCACCGGGTCGGTGGGGCTGCTCTCCGATGCGATCGAATCCGGGGTGAACCTGGTGGCGGCGCTCGGCGCCTTCTGGGCGCTCACGCTCGCCGCCAAGCCAGCCGACCGTTCTCACCCCTACGGCCATTTCAAGGCCGAGTACTTCTCCAGCGGGCTGGAGAGCGTGCTGATCGTGGTGGCGGCTTTGGCGATCATCACGGCGGCCGTGGGACGACTTCAGCACCCGGAGCCCCTGGAGCAACTCGGCATCGGCCTGGCGCTCTCCCTGGTGGCCACGGCCCTGAACGGCCTGGTGGCCTGGTTGCTGCTGCGGGCGGCGCGTCGCTTCCACTCGATCACGCTGCGGGCCGATGCCCACCACCTGCTCACCGACGTCTGGACCTCGTTCGGTGTGGTGCTGGGAATCGGACTGGTCAAGCTCACCGGTCTGACGATCCTCGACCCGCTGATCGCCATTGCTGTGGCGCTCAACATCCTGGTCACCGGCTGGAAGCTGCTGCACGAAACCGCCTCCGGACTGCTCGATCGGGCCTTGCCCGAGCCCGACCAGAAACAACTGGAAGACCTGCTCGCTGCCTACGCCACGCCGGAGCTGCATTTCCACGCCTTGCGCACACGCGTGGCTGGTTCACGCCGCTTCGTGGCCTTCCACGTGCTCGTGCCAGGCCACTGGACCGTGCAGGCCGGCCACGATCTCTGCGACCGGCTGGAGAGGGAGATCGCCCAGGCGCTGCCACGCACCCACGTGCTCACCCACCTGGAACCGCTCGAAGATCCGAAAGCCTGGGACGATCAGGGCTTCGGTTGGGACGAGGGGTGA
- a CDS encoding exo-alpha-sialidase: MAPFFNEVDRSLLIHTDSARTDWLLDTTRISNDTLPTLQSISGAKVAGSNLEDQVLEAYSSIKAAFTQDEIDAITGTPTSIEGGEGMISARFQEHSWITDDGIIHILPNTGELTLYTAVNGGETWDSSVVLPGSDASSTSDGVLIGDGLYVAFSTDFGSIAFSQLAYSDSDASWEIEATVDVARDRTMIYERPSVARSDDGTLFVSYTATNRLTGDVSLMVSYSMDGGESWVQAPRTIPSSTGDGPISGEVIVTDRGVGLLYKDGLTLKWAEFAYPDSTGSRITNQVLIELGNDQRDPNATHFSSVTDPEGNIHVATNNGEGQVVYLRYDSTANTWSEPEEIVNYRSGDYMQMSIADDGTLYITYNARIGLNTVAEVSSSSDGGVTWSVVARLSQDEVEQSGNVRVETPGYIDDELPVFQQVQLSRDDQSLVFYEVG; the protein is encoded by the coding sequence GTGGCTCCCTTCTTCAACGAGGTCGATCGCTCTCTTTTGATTCACACTGATTCAGCAAGAACAGATTGGTTACTCGACACTACGAGGATCTCCAATGACACACTCCCAACCCTTCAGTCTATCTCGGGAGCGAAGGTTGCTGGATCGAATCTAGAAGATCAGGTTCTTGAGGCTTATTCTTCTATTAAAGCTGCATTCACTCAGGACGAAATTGACGCCATCACGGGCACGCCAACCTCGATAGAAGGTGGTGAAGGTATGATTTCAGCTCGATTCCAGGAGCATTCTTGGATCACAGATGATGGCATCATTCATATTCTGCCCAATACTGGCGAACTTACACTATACACAGCTGTGAATGGAGGGGAGACTTGGGATTCTTCGGTAGTCCTGCCAGGCTCAGATGCCTCCTCAACGTCCGATGGTGTATTGATTGGGGACGGGTTGTACGTTGCATTTTCTACTGACTTTGGATCCATTGCCTTCTCTCAGCTTGCTTACTCTGATAGTGATGCTTCCTGGGAGATAGAAGCCACCGTCGATGTTGCTCGAGATCGAACAATGATCTACGAGAGACCGTCCGTTGCAAGGTCTGATGATGGAACTCTATTCGTTTCCTATACGGCAACTAACCGATTGACCGGTGACGTTAGCTTAATGGTTTCCTACAGCATGGATGGTGGGGAAAGTTGGGTTCAGGCCCCCCGCACCATCCCAAGCTCAACTGGTGATGGCCCAATTTCCGGGGAAGTCATTGTTACTGACAGGGGAGTTGGCTTGCTCTATAAAGATGGGCTGACATTAAAGTGGGCTGAATTCGCCTATCCAGACAGCACTGGATCTCGGATTACGAATCAAGTATTGATTGAGCTTGGCAACGACCAGCGCGATCCAAATGCGACCCATTTCAGCTCTGTAACTGATCCCGAAGGAAACATCCATGTTGCTACCAACAATGGAGAGGGACAGGTTGTCTATCTTCGCTATGATTCTACTGCTAACACTTGGAGCGAGCCAGAGGAGATTGTTAACTATCGAAGCGGCGACTACATGCAAATGAGCATAGCAGATGACGGCACACTCTATATTACTTATAACGCTAGAATAGGTCTCAACACAGTAGCCGAGGTCAGCTCCAGCTCTGATGGTGGTGTGACATGGAGTGTTGTGGCCAGGCTCAGCCAGGATGAAGTTGAGCAATCAGGGAACGTAAGGGTGGAAACTCCTGGATACATTGATGATGAGCTTCCTGTCTTTCAGCAAGTACAGTTGTCTCGAGATGATCAGAGTTTAGTTTTCTACGAAGTAGGCTAG
- a CDS encoding glycosyltransferase family 2 protein: MDPATALAWALLSMAAAAALGLVILIAGLARVFARAPRLAERPQPGTDVLAALANTSLTAVVPAYNEAANIAACLSSLLSSEDPCGDWRVLLVDDRSSDATVAIALEAAMACGATEPHFSLLDAGARPVGERWVGKNWACSRAMEHVVSEWVLFVDADVRLQPATLRRALAQAIADGADLFSLAPRLRCGCLAEWMVQPIMASLLGLGFPIEAANDPASPVAFAAGAFMLFRRSAYLAIGGHRALAAEVVEDLALARRIKQGGHRLCYLLGLDALELRMYSDFASLWEGWTKNWLLGLDGDVARALAASSVVLLMFSGPWLLTPAAAIAAALLPGQRLVSLSALALALVGIALQLVLRLWTRRQFQVPLTLWWLMGAGGLVVAAIGPVSVWRTLSGRGWTWKGRPLA, translated from the coding sequence ATGGATCCAGCCACGGCCCTCGCCTGGGCGCTGCTGTCGATGGCCGCCGCCGCGGCGCTTGGCCTGGTGATCCTGATCGCTGGCCTGGCGCGGGTGTTTGCGCGGGCGCCCAGGCTGGCGGAACGGCCGCAGCCGGGAACTGACGTGTTAGCTGCCCTGGCCAACACTTCGCTTACGGCGGTGGTGCCCGCCTACAACGAAGCTGCCAACATCGCCGCCTGCCTTTCCAGCCTGCTGAGCAGCGAGGACCCCTGTGGCGACTGGCGGGTGCTGCTGGTGGACGATCGCTCCAGCGATGCCACGGTGGCGATCGCCCTGGAGGCGGCAATGGCCTGCGGCGCCACGGAGCCGCACTTCTCGCTGCTTGATGCCGGGGCCCGGCCGGTGGGCGAGCGCTGGGTGGGCAAGAACTGGGCCTGCAGCCGCGCCATGGAGCACGTTGTGAGCGAATGGGTGCTGTTCGTCGATGCCGATGTGCGCCTGCAGCCGGCCACCCTGCGGCGCGCCCTGGCCCAGGCAATCGCAGACGGGGCCGACCTGTTCAGCCTGGCGCCGCGGCTGAGGTGCGGCTGCCTGGCGGAGTGGATGGTGCAGCCGATCATGGCCAGCCTGCTGGGGCTCGGCTTTCCGATCGAAGCCGCCAACGATCCCGCCAGTCCGGTGGCCTTCGCCGCCGGGGCGTTCATGTTGTTCCGCCGCAGCGCCTACCTAGCGATCGGCGGCCACCGGGCCCTGGCGGCGGAGGTGGTGGAGGACCTGGCCCTGGCGCGGCGGATCAAGCAAGGCGGCCATCGTCTGTGCTACCTGCTGGGGCTGGATGCGCTCGAGTTGCGCATGTACAGCGATTTCGCCTCCCTCTGGGAGGGCTGGACCAAGAACTGGCTGCTTGGCCTCGATGGCGATGTGGCCAGGGCCCTGGCGGCCTCGTCGGTGGTGCTGCTGATGTTCAGCGGCCCCTGGTTGCTGACACCGGCCGCTGCGATTGCGGCCGCGCTGCTGCCCGGCCAGCGGCTCGTATCGCTGAGCGCCCTGGCCCTCGCCCTGGTGGGCATCGCCCTGCAACTGGTCCTGCGCCTGTGGACCCGCCGCCAGTTCCAGGTACCGCTCACCCTCTGGTGGCTGATGGGAGCCGGTGGCCTGGTGGTGGCCGCGATCGGTCCGGTATCGGTGTGGCGCACCCTCAGCGGCCGCGGTTGGACCTGGAAGGGGCGGCCGTTGGCGTAA
- a CDS encoding RES family NAD+ phosphorylase, giving the protein MDLLAIVQAAAEVPLAGTVLRLVQQQGIDSLGPLVDDLEQLARLEALVERSKPPRPSLLASHPLLATPFRYPPLRHGSRFGGREHRGMFYGSRTRIGSLVEGAYYALLFWEGFSEPPKAPIRRRQTLFSVLLQTSRGLQLQDLADAAAQADLRDPRHYGPTQRLGTWMREEGIEAFEYLSARTRETLVQVGVFTPAALVSTPFDQVEITGEVNADHASFLSHDDGTVHRFPRELFLVEGELPQAAA; this is encoded by the coding sequence ATGGATCTGCTCGCCATCGTGCAGGCCGCAGCGGAGGTCCCCTTGGCGGGAACGGTTCTACGGCTTGTGCAGCAGCAGGGCATCGATTCGCTGGGCCCCCTGGTGGATGACCTGGAGCAGCTGGCGCGGCTGGAGGCCCTGGTAGAACGCAGCAAGCCGCCGAGGCCCTCCCTGCTGGCGAGCCATCCGCTGCTCGCCACCCCGTTCCGCTACCCGCCCCTGCGGCATGGCTCCCGCTTCGGGGGTCGGGAGCATCGGGGGATGTTCTACGGCTCCCGCACGCGCATCGGTTCGTTGGTGGAGGGGGCGTATTACGCCCTGCTGTTCTGGGAAGGATTCAGCGAACCGCCTAAGGCGCCCATACGTCGCCGGCAGACCCTGTTCTCTGTGCTGCTGCAAACCAGCAGGGGACTGCAATTACAGGATTTGGCCGACGCAGCCGCCCAGGCTGACTTGCGGGACCCACGGCACTACGGACCCACCCAACGGCTGGGGACCTGGATGCGGGAGGAGGGAATCGAGGCGTTCGAGTATCTGAGCGCCCGCACCCGTGAGACGCTGGTCCAGGTGGGGGTGTTCACGCCGGCGGCACTGGTCTCCACGCCGTTTGATCAGGTGGAGATCACCGGCGAGGTCAACGCCGATCACGCGTCCTTCCTGAGCCATGACGACGGGACGGTGCATCGCTTCCCCCGGGAGTTGTTCCTGGTGGAGGGAGAGCTGCCGCAGGCTGCAGCGTGA
- a CDS encoding DUF2075 domain-containing protein, with the protein MIIYLETREVFLEHVRRNRIEEEVGERLKALAGRRVSPAEVRAWRNSFQYVSQFLLAPQIPAGLGVAIEYQIHNTSRRIDLLLSGRSPDERHAAVIVELKQWETVDATAMDGVVRSVVGGGPRDLTHPSYQAWSYSCLLEDFNTAVQEHAIAITPCAYLHNCSDGSGVLADCYQDYLERAPVFLRHHTDELVGFLTRCLTQGDGGETIKRIRDGRTRPSRQLAEVFEQMVLGNSEFTLIEEQKVVYERALQFARKLRPGKRTVLLVRGGPGTGKSVVAIHLMAAMLQKGLNIRYVSKNAAPRTVFKAKLTGQLRRTRFDNLFCGSGAFVDCPPGLYDTLVVDEAHRLNRFSGLYGNQGENQVREIINASHLSVFFLDEDQQVAWKDIGTEAEIREHASQLGAQVVCDELPSQFRCAGSDGYLAWLDDLLGIRSTANPELDREVFDFRLFDDPQSLHAAIRHANGNNRARLVAGYCWNWASKRSPDLSDIVIPEHGYAARWNLASEGNTWIISPTGVEEVGCVHTCQGLEVDTIGVIIGPDLQFRGGRLLANPTTRARSDKSLSGWRAAMATDPEGTEERLSRLIRNTYRTLMTRGMKSCWVFACDPQLQTYFRERLDPSGDSG; encoded by the coding sequence ATGATCATCTACCTGGAAACCCGCGAGGTTTTCCTGGAGCATGTGCGCCGTAATCGCATTGAGGAGGAGGTTGGAGAGCGGCTCAAGGCCCTTGCCGGTCGGCGGGTCAGCCCGGCAGAGGTGCGGGCCTGGCGTAATTCCTTTCAGTACGTCAGCCAATTCCTGCTGGCCCCCCAGATCCCTGCGGGGCTGGGGGTGGCGATCGAGTATCAGATCCACAACACCTCGCGCCGGATCGATCTGCTGCTCTCCGGCCGCTCCCCGGACGAGCGACATGCGGCGGTGATCGTGGAGCTCAAGCAGTGGGAAACCGTGGATGCCACAGCCATGGATGGTGTGGTGCGCTCCGTCGTGGGTGGCGGCCCACGGGATCTCACCCACCCCTCCTACCAGGCCTGGAGCTACTCCTGCCTGCTGGAGGACTTCAACACCGCCGTACAGGAGCACGCCATCGCGATCACCCCTTGCGCCTACCTTCACAACTGCAGCGACGGCAGCGGGGTTCTCGCGGACTGCTACCAGGACTACCTGGAGCGGGCTCCGGTGTTCCTCAGGCATCACACCGATGAACTGGTTGGCTTCCTGACCCGCTGCCTTACGCAGGGCGATGGCGGCGAGACGATCAAGCGGATCCGTGATGGCCGGACCCGGCCATCACGGCAGCTGGCGGAAGTGTTCGAGCAGATGGTGCTTGGAAACAGTGAATTCACCCTGATTGAGGAGCAGAAGGTCGTCTATGAGCGAGCCCTGCAGTTCGCGAGAAAGCTGCGGCCCGGCAAGCGCACCGTGCTGCTGGTGCGGGGCGGCCCTGGGACCGGCAAGTCAGTGGTGGCGATCCACTTGATGGCGGCCATGCTGCAGAAGGGGCTCAACATCCGCTACGTGAGCAAGAACGCCGCCCCGCGCACAGTGTTCAAGGCCAAACTCACCGGTCAGCTTCGGCGCACCCGTTTCGACAACCTCTTCTGCGGATCGGGTGCCTTTGTTGACTGCCCCCCCGGTTTGTACGACACCCTGGTGGTCGACGAGGCCCACCGGCTGAACCGCTTCAGCGGCCTTTATGGCAACCAGGGAGAGAACCAGGTCAGGGAGATCATCAACGCCAGCCACCTGAGTGTGTTCTTCCTCGATGAAGACCAGCAGGTCGCCTGGAAGGACATCGGCACAGAAGCCGAGATCCGCGAGCACGCCAGCCAGCTAGGCGCGCAGGTGGTGTGCGATGAGCTGCCTTCCCAGTTCCGCTGTGCCGGCTCCGATGGCTATCTGGCCTGGCTGGATGATCTGCTCGGCATCCGCTCCACCGCCAACCCGGAGCTCGACCGGGAGGTGTTCGACTTCCGCCTTTTCGATGACCCGCAGAGCCTGCATGCGGCGATCCGCCACGCCAATGGCAACAACCGCGCCCGGCTGGTGGCCGGCTACTGCTGGAACTGGGCCTCGAAACGCAGCCCGGATCTCAGCGACATCGTGATCCCCGAGCATGGCTACGCCGCCCGCTGGAACCTGGCCTCGGAGGGCAACACCTGGATCATCAGTCCCACCGGCGTTGAGGAGGTGGGCTGCGTGCACACCTGCCAGGGGTTGGAGGTCGACACGATCGGCGTGATCATCGGGCCGGATCTCCAGTTCCGAGGTGGCCGGCTGCTGGCGAATCCCACCACTAGGGCCCGCAGCGACAAGAGCCTGAGCGGCTGGCGGGCCGCCATGGCCACCGACCCGGAGGGCACCGAGGAGCGGCTCAGCCGCCTGATCCGCAACACCTACCGCACCCTGATGACCCGCGGCATGAAGAGCTGCTGGGTGTTTGCCTGCGATCCCCAGCTGCAGACCTATTTCCGCGAGAGGTTGGATCCGTCTGGCGATTCTGGCTAA
- a CDS encoding cupin domain-containing protein, translating to MDGRALALACGLGLLAQASPARTDEVIGRPGDGGVITVRPATQLDSRQGLGRFVGISGANSGARTLSLNRVVIPPGAKARAHLHRNYETAIYLLQGTVETRYGAGLRHRVVNRAGDFIFIPADLPHQPVNLSATEPAIAIVTRSDPNEQESVVLLDDQGQPLPAHLQHGHAHP from the coding sequence ATGGATGGTCGTGCACTTGCCCTGGCTTGTGGGCTGGGGCTGCTGGCGCAGGCGTCGCCTGCTCGTACGGACGAGGTGATCGGCCGTCCTGGCGACGGCGGGGTGATCACGGTGCGGCCGGCCACGCAGCTGGACAGCCGCCAGGGTCTGGGGCGCTTCGTGGGCATCTCCGGTGCCAACAGCGGGGCGCGCACGCTCTCGCTCAACCGCGTCGTGATCCCGCCCGGTGCCAAGGCCCGAGCCCATCTCCACCGCAACTACGAGACGGCGATCTACCTGCTGCAGGGAACGGTGGAAACCCGCTATGGCGCCGGCCTGCGCCATCGGGTGGTGAACCGCGCCGGCGATTTCATCTTCATTCCCGCTGATCTTCCCCATCAACCGGTGAATCTCAGCGCCACCGAGCCAGCGATCGCCATCGTCACCCGCTCCGACCCCAATGAGCAGGAAAGCGTGGTTCTGCTCGACGATCAGGGTCAGCCCCTGCCGGCCCACCTCCAGCACGGTCACGCCCATCCCTGA
- a CDS encoding antitoxin Xre/MbcA/ParS toxin-binding domain-containing protein has product MAVVDRSPPLAAAAAPLTDAQLLIQAVLRASDELALSRSALARVLGRDRSLFARGKGIDPASKTGELALLVVRLYRSLAVLVGNDREQMCHWFHTANRHTGGVPAEQVQRTEELVEIVHYLDAMRARL; this is encoded by the coding sequence ATGGCTGTAGTTGATCGCTCGCCGCCGCTCGCCGCCGCAGCGGCTCCGCTCACGGATGCCCAGCTGCTGATCCAGGCGGTGCTGCGGGCCTCTGATGAGCTGGCGCTGAGCCGCTCGGCCCTGGCGCGGGTGCTGGGTCGCGATCGCTCGCTCTTCGCCCGCGGCAAGGGCATCGACCCGGCCTCCAAGACCGGTGAGCTGGCCCTGTTGGTGGTGCGTCTGTACCGGAGCCTGGCGGTGCTGGTAGGCAATGACCGCGAGCAGATGTGCCACTGGTTTCACACCGCCAACCGCCACACCGGCGGCGTGCCGGCGGAGCAGGTGCAGCGAACCGAGGAACTGGTGGAGATCGTGCACTACCTCGACGCCATGCGCGCCCGCCTTTGA
- a CDS encoding alpha/beta family hydrolase, with the protein MTTEAPTSAPRLIDGPDAAPATVLLAHGAGAPMDSAFMAAIASGLAQQGWRVVRFEFPYMARMRETARRQGPDRMPVLQEAFRQQVRLERGESPERPLFIGGKSMGGRVASQLVDELAAGDGVRGCLCLGYPFHPPGKPLQLRTEHLAALHTPTLILQGERDNFGRREEVETYSLSPHVRLRWIASGDHSFKPTRSSGLIEAENWATAVAWSDRFVRGMLEG; encoded by the coding sequence ATGACGACTGAGGCCCCCACTTCCGCGCCACGGTTGATCGATGGTCCCGATGCCGCGCCGGCCACCGTGCTGCTAGCCCACGGGGCCGGTGCACCGATGGACAGCGCGTTCATGGCGGCCATCGCCAGCGGCCTTGCGCAGCAGGGCTGGCGGGTGGTGCGCTTTGAGTTTCCCTACATGGCCCGGATGCGCGAAACGGCCCGCCGCCAGGGGCCTGATCGGATGCCCGTGCTGCAGGAGGCGTTCCGCCAGCAGGTGCGGCTGGAGAGGGGCGAAAGCCCGGAGCGGCCGCTGTTCATCGGCGGCAAGTCGATGGGCGGCCGGGTGGCCAGCCAGCTGGTGGATGAACTGGCCGCCGGTGATGGGGTGCGGGGCTGCCTGTGCCTGGGCTATCCCTTCCATCCGCCCGGCAAGCCGCTGCAGCTGCGCACCGAGCACCTGGCCGCCCTGCACACCCCCACCCTGATCCTGCAGGGGGAGCGCGACAACTTCGGGCGACGGGAGGAGGTGGAGACCTACAGCCTTTCTCCCCATGTGCGGCTGCGCTGGATCGCCAGCGGGGACCACAGCTTCAAGCCCACCCGCAGCTCCGGCCTCATCGAGGCGGAGAACTGGGCGACGGCGGTGGCCTGGAGTGATCGGTTTGTGCGGGGGATGCTGGAGGGGTGA
- a CDS encoding sulfotransferase family 2 domain-containing protein has protein sequence MIIRHDLRLVFLHIPKCAGKELRAVFSAGSKPEDMESYFNFAYSQKLKRHVDLAHLPIDDIIHFPAYHSLRNYTVIAAVRNPYQRLRSAIKEYCRQYSKEDERIANQSGPTMLSRSTYMREVPVRHGLRDPRFVHSMPMHWFSHYGQEPWVDHIVRCESLRNDVCNLAQKLNLPPEIEDLATKTLADQDPAGNTEAVTPEEVNLANTLYAVDFDVFGYSRLQAEGTNHGLIAETISALTPGERHSHSIGLLERAQRVEWHWGPVSEIPSQSQMTPTR, from the coding sequence ATGATCATTAGGCACGATCTCAGATTGGTCTTTCTTCATATCCCGAAGTGCGCAGGCAAAGAGTTGCGTGCAGTATTTTCTGCTGGCTCAAAGCCTGAGGATATGGAGAGTTACTTCAACTTTGCCTACAGTCAAAAGCTTAAACGGCATGTTGACTTGGCCCACCTGCCCATTGATGATATAATCCATTTCCCTGCCTACCACTCGTTAAGAAACTACACCGTCATCGCTGCAGTGCGCAATCCCTATCAACGACTACGCTCTGCGATCAAGGAGTATTGCCGTCAATACTCCAAAGAAGACGAACGAATTGCAAATCAAAGTGGGCCCACAATGTTATCCAGATCAACTTACATGCGAGAAGTCCCGGTCAGGCACGGTCTACGTGATCCTCGGTTCGTTCACTCAATGCCAATGCACTGGTTCTCTCACTATGGCCAAGAACCTTGGGTTGACCATATTGTACGCTGCGAAAGCCTACGAAACGACGTGTGCAATCTTGCGCAAAAACTGAATTTGCCGCCAGAAATCGAAGATCTGGCGACCAAGACTCTTGCAGACCAAGATCCTGCCGGCAACACCGAGGCCGTCACTCCGGAGGAAGTAAATCTCGCGAATACTCTGTATGCTGTGGATTTTGATGTGTTTGGCTACTCTCGGCTCCAGGCAGAAGGAACGAATCATGGCCTTATTGCAGAAACCATCTCTGCCCTAACTCCTGGTGAAAGGCATTCCCATAGCATTGGGCTTCTCGAAAGGGCACAAAGAGTGGAGTGGCACTGGGGGCCTGTGAGTGAAATCCCGAGCCAATCTCAAATGACGCCAACAAGATAA